Proteins from one Bactrocera neohumeralis isolate Rockhampton chromosome 3, APGP_CSIRO_Bneo_wtdbg2-racon-allhic-juicebox.fasta_v2, whole genome shotgun sequence genomic window:
- the LOC126752421 gene encoding 39S ribosomal protein L28, mitochondrial: protein MAHATSQGPQLLHGFKRLTRFDKGLGAQLPEAYKKFWREWKLTTPAAVHYVPKTEPFEHDEVTGAVRPVQNIPLPLIDTPESHEGIWGGEAVIKGFQKRHPQKRRVPHFWVPTLRRSVVHSQVLNAYISMVVTDRTIDQIHDCHGFDHYLLKNLACDLRSALALKLKRKILMELKDGCPNLSDNPSERARVLKEFKCYLDSYTPEEIEWYGHTYEEAIRKLQAQIRAENPIVPHKVEFRMKLIEQLRNAGISEASGSHINEKSAKGNDDADIERITKLEAPSSPTSNWLSKINPFGKKQET from the exons ATGGCACACGCCACATCGCAG GGACCTCAACTGCTGCACGGCTTTAAGCGCTTAACACGCTTCGACAAAGGTCTTGGTGCACAACTGCCAGAGGCTTACAAAAAATTCTGGCGCGAATGGAAACTTACTACACCAGCTGCCGTACACTATGTTCCAAAGACTGAACCCTTTGAACACGATGAAGTGACTGGGGCAGTAAGACCTGTTCAAAATATACCCTTGCCATTAATCGACACCCCTGAATCACATGAAGGAATTTGGGGTGGAGAGGCTGTTATCAAAGGTTTTCAAAAACGTCATCCACAAAAAAGGCGAGTGCCACACTTTTGGGTACCGACGCTACGACGTTCTGTGGTGCACAGCCAAGTGTTAAATGCGTATATTTCAATGGTTGTGACTGATCGTACCATCGATCAAATTCACGATTGTCATGGCTTCGATCACTATCTTCTGAAG aATCTTGCATGCGATTTGCGTTCTGCACTAGCCCTGAAGTTGAAACGCAAAATCCTAATGGAATTGAAGGATGGCTGTCCCAATTTATCGGATAATCCTTCTGAGAGAGCGCGTGTTCTTAAggaatttaaatgttatttggATTCG tatacaCCAGAAGAAATTGAATGGTACGGTCATACATACGAAGAGGCCATACGTAAATTGCAAGCTCAAATACGCGCTGAAAACCCTATTGTACCCCATAAAGTCGAATTCCGGATGAAATTAATTGAACAACTGAGAAATGCAGGTATTAGCGAAGCTAGTGGTAGTCATATCAATGAAAAGTCGGCGAAAGGAAACGACGATGCTGACATCGAACGCATAACAAAACT TGAAGCACCATCCTCGCCTACATCAAACTGGTTGTCGAAAATAAACCCATTTggcaaaaaacaagaaacttaA
- the LOC126752420 gene encoding GDP-mannose 4,6 dehydratase, with protein MSSNSEASGSQQTSDPNKRQENGSGDCRKIALITGITGQDGSYLAEFLLKKNYEVHGIIRRASTFNTSRIEHLYANPVAHQGGKMKLHYGDMTDSSSLVKIISMVKPTEIYNLAAQSHVKVSFDLSEYTAEVDAVGTLRILDAVRTCGMEKTVRFYQASTSELYGKVVETPQNEKTPFYPRSPYACAKMYGFWIVINYREAYNMYACNGILFNHESPRRGENFVTRKITRSVAKIFHQQLESFELGNLDSKRDWGHAMDYVEAMWMMLQLEKPADFVIATGETHSVREFVEESFKFIGREIVWQGEGVDEVGIEKDTGVVRVRINPKYFRPTEVDLLLGDSSKARQELKWSPKVTFKELIKDMMEADIELMKRNPIA; from the exons ATGTCATCCAACAGCGAAGCAAGTGGCTCACAACAAACAAGCGACCCAAATAAGCGACAAGAAAATGGAAGTGGCGATTGCAGGAAAATTGCTTTGATAACCGGCATAACTGGGCAG GACGGCTCGTATTTGGCGGAGTTTCTCTTAAAGAAAAACTATGAAGTCCATGGCATTATTCGCCGTGCTAGTACTTTTAACACTTCTCGTATTGAGCATCTTTATGCCAACCCTGTAGCACATCAAGGAGGGAAAATGAAACTACATTATGGTGACATGACAGACAGCAGTAGTTTGGTGAAGATCATCAGCATGGTAAAGCCAaccgaaatttataatttagcTGCACAATCTCATGTAAAAGTGTCCTTCGATTTGAGTGAATATACTGCCGAAGTAGACGCTGTGGGCACATTACGAATTCTAGATGCTGTTCGTACATGTGGCATGGAAAAAACTGTACGATTCTATCAGGCTTCTACATCAGAGTTGTACGGAAAGGTGGTAGAGACACCACAAAACGAGAAAACACCGTTTTACCCTCGGTCACCTTACG CTTGCGCCAAGATGTACGGCTTTTGGATTGTTATTAACTATCGTGAagcatataatatgtatgccTGTAATGGCATATTGTTCAATCACGAATCCCCACGTCGTGGTGAAAATTTCGTGACACGCAAAATAACGCGTTCCGTAGCGAAAATATTTCATCAACAATTGGAATCTTTCGAATTGGGTAATCTTGACTCGAAACGTGATTGGGGTCACGCAATGGATTACGTGGAGGCCATGTGGATGATGTTGCAATTGGAAAAGCCTGCTGATTTTGTGATTGCCACCGGTGAAACGCACAGCGTTCGTGAATTTGTCGAAGAGTCTTTCAAATTCATTGGCCGAGAAATAGTTTGGCAAGGCGAGGGAGTTGATGAAGTGGGTATCGAAAAGGATACCGGCGTTGTGCGTGTACGTATTAATCCGAAGTATTTCCGTCCAACAGAGGTGGATTTGTTACTAGGTGATTCGAGTAAAGCCCGTCAAGAGCTTAAATGGTCACCTAAGGTTACatttaaagaattaattaagGACATGATGGAAGCGGATATTGAACTTATGAAAAGGAATCCAATTGCCTAA
- the LOC126752843 gene encoding mannose-P-dolichol utilization defect 1 protein homolog → MTEVLKTVLSYFLSEECIETYLVFHDFTDGTCFKSLLSKCLGYAIIAGSILVKIPQVLKLIKNKSGEGINLISVLLDLTAITSHMSYNYVKGYPFSAWGDNTFLALQTAAIAALVLFYGGSKGLSLIFCILYTLVVYVLNCGLTPINILLVAQAFNIPILLLGKLSQAWTNYKNSSTGQLSAATVFLLFAGSLARIFTSAQETGDSMIIATFCASTFANGVIASQMVYYWNKPGKSKKVNIGKTSTKPISAPKKGKSKKID, encoded by the exons ATGACTGAAGTGTTAAAAACAGTTTTAAGTTACTTTCTTTCCGAGGAATGTATTGAAACGTACTTGGTTTTTCATGACTTCACCGATG GTACATGTTTTAAATCACTGTTGAGCAAATGTCTCGGATATGCAATAATCGCTGGGTCTATTTTGGTTAAAATACCCCAGGTTTTAAAATTGATCAAAAACAAATCGGGTGAAGGTATTAATTTGATAAGTGTACTATTGGACCTCACAGCCATTACATCGCATATGTCATACAACTACGTTAAGGGTTATCCATTTAGTGCTTGGGGAGATAATACATTTCTGGCCCTTCAAACTGCTGCTATCGCTGCTTTAGTTCTTTTCTATGGAGGCTCAAAGGGATTATCCTTGATCTTTTGCATTTTATATACGCTGGTAGTGTACGTACTCAATTGCGGCCTAACTCCAATTAATATATTGCTGGTAGCACAAGCATTTAATATACCTATATTACTTCTGGGTAAACTCTCACAGGCGTGGACAAATTACAAGAATAGTTCTACAGGTCAGTTGTCCGCAGCAACTGTTTTCTTGTTATTTGCTGGATCATTAGCACGCATTTTTACATCTGCACAAGAGACTGGAGACTCTATGATAATTGCAACATTCTGTGCGTCCACATTTGCGAATGGCGTGATTGCTTCACAAATGGTATACTACTGGAACAAACCAGGAAAAAGTAAGAAAGTCAATATTGGAAAGACTTCAACAAAGCCTATCTCTGCACCCAAAAAgggtaaaagcaaaaaaatcgactAG
- the LOC126752844 gene encoding inosine triphosphate pyrophosphatase has protein sequence MSKPITFVTGNAKKLEELVAILGDKFPRKVVSRKIDLPELQGEINEIAIKKCKEAAKQVDGPVLVEDTCLCFDALEGLPGPYIKWFLEKLQPEGLYRMLAGWDNKNAKAICTLSFAESANGEPIIFQGVTEGSIVEPRGGRDFGWDPIFKPKGYDLTYAEMPKEEKNKISHRYRALAALQEYFNNGI, from the exons ATGTCGAAACCAATTACTTTTGTCACTGGCAATGCCAAAAAATTGGAAGAACTCGTAGCCATATTGGGAGATAAGTTTCCACGCAAAGTGGTGAGCAGAAAAATAGATCTTCCTGAATTACAAGgcgaaattaatgaaatcgctattaaaaaatgtaaagaagcaGCAAAACAAGTCGATGGACCAGTGTTGGTTGAGGACACGTGCTTATGTTTCGATGCCTTAGAAGGATTACcag GGCCTTACATAAAATGGTTTTTGGAGAAATTACAACCTGAAGGATTATATCGTATGTTAGCAGGATGGGATAACAAAAATGCCAAAGCAATATGCACGCTTAGTTTTGCTGAGAGTGCGAACGGCGAACCAATAATTTTTCAAGGAGTAACAGAAGGTAGTATAGTTGAACCACGAGGTGGTCGCGATTTTGGCTGGGATCCTATTTTCAAACCCAAAGGCTATGATTTGACCTATGCTGAAATGCcaaaggaagaaaaaaataaaatctccCATCGTTATAGGGCATTAGCCGCATTGCaggaatattttaataatggtATATAA